A window from Vulcanimicrobium alpinum encodes these proteins:
- a CDS encoding MmcQ/YjbR family DNA-binding protein, whose protein sequence is MSARTAAAALRRVRALCTALPEVSERLSHGAPCFFVRDKSTFVMFLDDHHGDGRLALWCAAPTGAQEALIGADGERFFRPPYVGHRGWIGVRLDRTPDWPAISEIVEEAYRVVAPRTLLAALDAPKGSSQRNREHSSG, encoded by the coding sequence ATGTCAGCGCGAACCGCCGCCGCCGCCCTGCGGCGCGTGCGCGCGCTGTGCACGGCGCTGCCGGAGGTGAGCGAGCGTCTCAGCCACGGCGCGCCGTGCTTTTTCGTGCGCGACAAGTCGACGTTCGTGATGTTTCTCGACGATCATCACGGCGACGGGCGCTTGGCGCTGTGGTGCGCGGCGCCGACGGGCGCGCAGGAGGCGCTGATCGGCGCCGACGGCGAGCGGTTCTTCCGCCCGCCGTACGTCGGTCATCGGGGCTGGATCGGCGTGCGCCTCGACCGCACGCCTGACTGGCCGGCGATTTCGGAGATCGTCGAGGAAGCGTATCGCGTCGTCGCGCCGCGCACGCTCCTCGCGGCGCTCGACGCACCCAAGGGCTCCTCCCAGCGAAACCGGGAACACTCGAGCGGATGA
- a CDS encoding glutathione peroxidase has protein sequence MPAPLQEIPVNRIDGSPTRLAEFDGTVLLVVNVASQCGLTPQYAGLEVLYERFRDRGFAVLGFPANQFGAQEPGSNAEIAQFCETSFGVQFPMFEKIVVKGDDRHPLYDALIAAQPAARKNADSALEARLTEKGLITGKKPDDITWNFEKFLIGRHGDVVARFAPDVTPDDPALLAAIEAELAKS, from the coding sequence ATGCCTGCACCTTTGCAAGAGATTCCCGTCAACCGCATCGACGGATCGCCCACCCGGCTCGCCGAGTTCGACGGCACCGTCCTGCTCGTCGTCAACGTCGCCTCGCAGTGCGGGCTCACCCCGCAGTACGCCGGCCTCGAGGTGCTCTACGAACGCTTTCGCGACCGAGGCTTCGCGGTACTCGGTTTTCCCGCGAACCAGTTCGGTGCGCAGGAGCCCGGCTCGAACGCCGAGATCGCGCAGTTCTGCGAGACGTCGTTCGGCGTGCAGTTTCCGATGTTCGAGAAGATCGTCGTGAAAGGCGACGATCGGCATCCGCTCTACGATGCGCTGATCGCGGCGCAGCCGGCGGCACGCAAGAACGCGGATAGCGCGCTGGAAGCGCGACTGACCGAGAAAGGTCTCATCACCGGAAAGAAGCCCGACGACATCACCTGGAACTTCGAGAAGTTCCTGATCGGTCGCCATGGCGACGTCGTCGCGCGCTTCGCGCCCGACGTCACGCCGGATGATCCGGCGCTGCTGGCCGCGATCGAGGCCGAACTGGCGAAGAGCTGA
- a CDS encoding GNAT family N-acetyltransferase, which translates to MISTLTTPRLTLRPHRLDDFDALAAMWADPRVTQYITGRPSTAELSWARLLRYAGHWALLGFGYWALEDCASGAFVGEAGFADYHREIDPPLVDVPEIGWVLAPAFFGRGYATEAVRAIVAWGDARFAGARTACLIDPQNRASVRVAEKCGYREAARTTYHGDPTLLFERFPAGAANDSG; encoded by the coding sequence ATGATTTCGACCCTGACGACGCCCCGGCTCACGCTGCGTCCGCATCGCCTCGACGATTTCGATGCGCTCGCGGCGATGTGGGCCGATCCGCGCGTCACGCAGTACATCACCGGACGTCCGTCGACTGCGGAATTGTCATGGGCGCGGCTGCTGCGCTACGCCGGCCATTGGGCGCTGCTCGGCTTCGGGTACTGGGCGCTTGAAGACTGCGCGAGCGGCGCATTCGTCGGCGAGGCGGGGTTCGCCGACTATCATCGCGAGATCGATCCGCCGCTGGTCGATGTCCCCGAGATCGGCTGGGTGCTCGCGCCGGCGTTCTTCGGGCGCGGGTATGCGACCGAAGCCGTGCGGGCGATCGTTGCGTGGGGCGACGCGCGGTTTGCCGGAGCGCGGACCGCTTGCTTGATCGATCCGCAGAATCGCGCGTCGGTCCGCGTCGCCGAAAAGTGCGGGTATCGCGAAGCCGCCCGGACGACCTACCACGGCGATCCGACGCTGCTGTTCGAGCGTTTCCCGGCGGGTGCGGCGAACGATTCCGGATGA
- a CDS encoding alpha/beta fold hydrolase, translated as MSRRVVAIHGAVVNGAAWRPLRRALGARFAVEAPDLPGHGARIGERFDLPLAVDELVARCRAGEPPIVCGDSLGGYLALLVAARASVAAVVAGGCTFPLHGWWSRIARATDVPLPDRVGRLAVRAIARGARVRGDGDAVLAAGIAPAQRSLTLRALFGIDYPALAGTIVAPLTFIDGAFDPARIGAHAYRRAAPRARFVVVPNAGHGVGFLRPAAMAREIARIATPEER; from the coding sequence GTGAGCCGGCGGGTCGTCGCGATTCACGGTGCGGTGGTGAACGGCGCAGCGTGGCGGCCCCTGCGGCGTGCGCTCGGCGCGCGATTCGCCGTCGAGGCACCCGATCTGCCGGGGCACGGCGCGCGCATCGGTGAGCGATTCGATCTGCCGCTCGCGGTCGACGAACTCGTCGCGCGTTGCCGCGCGGGCGAGCCGCCGATCGTGTGCGGCGACTCGCTCGGGGGATATCTCGCACTGCTCGTCGCGGCGCGCGCGTCCGTTGCCGCCGTCGTCGCAGGCGGCTGCACGTTTCCGCTGCATGGGTGGTGGTCACGCATCGCGCGCGCGACGGACGTGCCGCTCCCCGATCGCGTCGGCCGGCTCGCGGTGCGCGCGATCGCCCGAGGAGCGCGCGTGCGCGGCGACGGTGATGCGGTGCTCGCTGCGGGGATCGCGCCGGCGCAGCGTTCGCTCACCCTGCGCGCGTTGTTCGGGATCGATTACCCCGCGCTCGCGGGCACGATCGTCGCGCCGCTGACGTTCATCGACGGCGCATTCGATCCGGCGCGGATCGGAGCGCATGCCTATCGGCGCGCGGCGCCGCGCGCGCGTTTCGTCGTCGTGCCGAACGCCGGTCACGGCGTCGGCTTTCTGCGTCCCGCCGCGATGGCGCGCGAGATCGCGCGCATCGCAACCCCGGAGGAGCGATGA
- a CDS encoding cupin domain-containing protein, protein MAEVEELRWSSPRATFAGAGRQISEALGRDPQSTDLLARHPFDVEIARIAPGATPYPYHSHSMQWEFYHVIAGSGEVRDAGGTTPIAAGDAFLFKPGEPHQLRNSGTTDLVLFVVADNPIGESTHFPDSDKWVVRSPERRAIRSEPLDYFDGEE, encoded by the coding sequence GTGGCCGAGGTCGAGGAACTGCGCTGGTCCTCGCCGCGCGCGACGTTCGCGGGCGCAGGGAGACAGATCTCCGAGGCGCTGGGGCGCGATCCGCAGTCGACCGATCTGCTTGCGCGCCATCCGTTCGATGTCGAAATCGCGCGGATCGCACCGGGCGCGACGCCGTATCCGTATCACTCGCACAGCATGCAGTGGGAGTTCTATCACGTGATCGCAGGGAGCGGCGAGGTGCGCGACGCCGGCGGGACAACGCCGATCGCGGCGGGCGATGCGTTTTTGTTCAAGCCCGGCGAGCCGCATCAGCTGCGCAATTCGGGGACGACGGATCTGGTGCTCTTCGTCGTCGCCGACAACCCGATCGGCGAGTCGACGCATTTCCCGGACAGCGACAAGTGGGTCGTGCGCTCGCCGGAGCGGCGCGCGATCCGCTCGGAGCCGCTCGACTACTTCGACGGCGAGGAGTGA
- a CDS encoding uracil-DNA glycosylase family protein: protein MLQYRSEDRQGHPFVGPAGNLLRDAMREAAIDPAHVYITNAVKHFKFVERGKRRIHASPKRIKVRACEPRLVAEIEVVRPRLVVALGATAAQALLGPSFRVTAHRELVSAPHAERVVATVHAARRVELSAFVDDLKIVARLMRDA, encoded by the coding sequence TTGCTGCAATACCGCAGCGAAGACCGGCAAGGCCATCCCTTCGTCGGTCCCGCCGGGAACCTGCTGCGCGACGCGATGCGCGAGGCCGCGATCGATCCGGCGCACGTCTACATCACCAACGCGGTCAAGCATTTTAAATTCGTCGAGCGCGGGAAGCGACGCATCCACGCGTCGCCGAAACGCATTAAAGTGCGCGCGTGCGAGCCGAGGCTCGTCGCCGAGATCGAGGTGGTGCGGCCGCGGCTCGTCGTCGCGCTGGGAGCGACTGCGGCGCAGGCATTGCTGGGACCGTCGTTCCGCGTCACCGCGCATCGCGAACTCGTCTCCGCACCGCACGCCGAGCGCGTGGTAGCGACCGTCCATGCCGCTCGCCGTGTCGAGCTTTCGGCGTTCGTCGACGATTTGAAGATCGTCGCCCGGCTGATGCGGGACGCCTAG
- a CDS encoding DEAD/DEAH box helicase yields MDSGTTAEGDGFGALGIEPALVAAVNGLGYEEPTAIQRAAIPPLLAGRDVLGQAATGTGKTAAFALPLLQRVARRGGEPAGAVRALVLVPTRELAMQVAEAVHKYGRALGVAVLPIYGGQSLQQQLRALQRGVDVVVATPGRALDHVRRGTLDLRAVDVVVLDEADEMLDLGFAEDLEALFAAVPAERQTALFSATMARRILAIAQRHQRDPEHVTIVDEVQPAGEGPRVREVAYVVRRADKVAALARILDMEDPTSAIVFCRMRTEVDELTETLAARGLGAEALHGGLTQEQRDRVLRRFRDNTSDVLVATDVAARGLDIEHVSHVVNFDLPASPDAYVHRIGRTGRAGRAGVAITLVEAREHRLLRNIEQTTKRRIVTESVPTVHEMRARRLEHTRDALETTLAEGDLERFRPLVEALAAEHDVFDVAAAAVKLALDARDGAQDDEEIVHIPPPPPIPPARQAAKRRPPPPKAGVERLYVGLGRNAGIRPADLVGAITNEARIDARAIGAIEIADRFSLVEVPSDAADAIIRALRQTTIRGKPMRPRRERFG; encoded by the coding sequence ATGGATAGCGGCACGACGGCAGAGGGCGACGGGTTCGGGGCGCTCGGGATCGAGCCGGCGCTGGTCGCGGCCGTGAATGGCCTGGGCTACGAGGAGCCGACGGCGATCCAGCGCGCCGCGATCCCGCCGCTGCTCGCCGGCCGCGACGTCCTCGGCCAAGCGGCGACCGGGACCGGGAAGACGGCGGCGTTCGCGTTGCCGCTCCTCCAGCGCGTCGCACGCCGCGGCGGCGAGCCGGCCGGCGCGGTGCGCGCACTCGTCCTGGTGCCGACGCGCGAACTGGCGATGCAGGTCGCCGAAGCGGTGCACAAATACGGGCGCGCGCTCGGCGTCGCGGTGCTCCCGATCTACGGCGGACAGTCGCTGCAGCAGCAGCTGCGCGCGCTGCAGCGCGGCGTCGACGTCGTCGTCGCCACGCCGGGCCGTGCGCTCGACCACGTCCGCCGCGGCACGCTCGACCTGCGCGCCGTCGACGTCGTCGTGCTCGACGAAGCCGACGAAATGCTCGATCTCGGGTTTGCCGAGGATCTCGAAGCGCTCTTCGCCGCCGTTCCGGCGGAGCGGCAGACCGCGCTGTTCTCCGCGACGATGGCGCGGCGCATCCTCGCGATCGCGCAGCGCCATCAGCGCGATCCCGAGCACGTGACGATCGTCGACGAAGTGCAGCCCGCCGGCGAAGGGCCGCGCGTGCGCGAGGTCGCGTACGTGGTGCGGCGTGCGGACAAGGTCGCCGCGCTCGCGCGCATCCTCGACATGGAAGATCCGACGTCGGCGATCGTGTTCTGCCGCATGCGCACCGAGGTCGACGAACTCACCGAGACCCTCGCCGCGCGCGGGCTCGGCGCCGAGGCGCTGCACGGCGGCCTCACGCAGGAACAGCGCGACCGCGTGCTGCGCCGCTTCCGCGATAACACCAGCGACGTGCTGGTCGCGACCGACGTCGCTGCGCGCGGTCTCGACATCGAACACGTCTCGCACGTCGTAAACTTCGATCTGCCTGCCTCGCCCGACGCCTACGTCCATCGCATCGGGCGCACGGGACGTGCCGGACGGGCCGGCGTCGCGATCACGCTGGTCGAAGCGCGAGAGCACCGCCTGCTGCGCAACATCGAGCAGACGACGAAGCGCCGCATCGTCACCGAGAGCGTTCCCACGGTGCACGAGATGCGCGCGCGCCGGCTCGAGCACACACGCGACGCGCTCGAAACGACGCTCGCCGAGGGCGATCTCGAACGGTTCCGGCCGCTCGTCGAGGCGCTCGCGGCCGAGCACGACGTCTTCGACGTCGCGGCGGCCGCGGTCAAACTCGCGCTCGACGCGCGCGACGGCGCGCAGGATGACGAGGAGATCGTCCACATCCCGCCGCCTCCGCCGATCCCGCCGGCGCGTCAGGCCGCGAAGCGGCGGCCTCCGCCGCCGAAAGCCGGCGTCGAGCGGCTGTACGTCGGCCTCGGCCGCAACGCCGGGATCCGTCCGGCGGATCTCGTCGGCGCGATCACCAACGAAGCGCGCATCGACGCCCGAGCGATCGGCGCGATCGAGATCGCCGACCGCTTCTCGCTGGTCGAAGTCCCCTCGGATGCGGCCGACGCGATCATCCGCGCCCTGCGGCAGACGACGATCCGCGGCAAACCGATGCGGCCGCGCCGCGAACGGTTCGGCTGA
- a CDS encoding lytic transglycosylase domain-containing protein, with amino-acid sequence MLSLTGRLRVSAAAVAVVLPVAAGICAAASPRDEILVSRYATVLAEQNTRLTAPAGRELAQRVLLLTSYYRIDPRLLVALVTTESSWHSHAVSPSGAIGFGQLMPGTAATLDVDALEPYENLDGTARYLRRMLNRYAGRDQRTQMRLAIASYNAGPAAVARYHGVPPYRETQRYVQTVMQRWERLVALVGAPAPGAAPPAASNAIRVAHTLRRAHGALAAVSQAYRSPYLDALDPNSVPLAATPPPVRLERSHSFVARLFGLRHRAADAAPAAAPPAAPALSATTRSPG; translated from the coding sequence ATGCTGTCGCTCACCGGTCGTCTGCGCGTAAGTGCGGCGGCCGTCGCCGTCGTTCTCCCGGTCGCCGCCGGCATCTGCGCGGCCGCGAGCCCGCGCGACGAGATTCTCGTCTCGCGCTACGCGACCGTGCTGGCCGAGCAGAACACGCGGCTGACCGCTCCGGCCGGGCGCGAACTGGCCCAGCGGGTGCTTCTCCTCACGTCCTATTATCGGATCGATCCGCGACTGCTCGTCGCCCTCGTCACGACGGAGTCGTCGTGGCACTCGCACGCGGTCTCGCCCTCCGGCGCGATCGGCTTCGGTCAACTGATGCCCGGGACAGCGGCGACGCTCGACGTCGATGCGCTCGAACCGTACGAAAACCTCGACGGCACCGCACGCTACTTGCGCCGCATGCTCAACCGTTACGCCGGGCGCGATCAGCGCACGCAGATGCGGCTCGCGATCGCGTCGTACAACGCCGGTCCGGCGGCCGTCGCGCGGTATCACGGCGTCCCGCCGTATCGCGAGACGCAGCGCTACGTGCAGACGGTGATGCAGCGCTGGGAGCGCCTCGTCGCGCTCGTCGGCGCGCCGGCTCCCGGCGCCGCGCCGCCTGCTGCGTCGAATGCGATCCGCGTCGCGCACACGCTGCGGCGCGCGCACGGCGCGCTCGCCGCGGTCTCGCAGGCATACCGCTCGCCGTATCTCGACGCCCTCGATCCGAACAGCGTCCCGCTCGCAGCAACGCCGCCGCCGGTGCGGCTCGAACGCTCGCACTCGTTCGTCGCCCGTCTTTTCGGGTTGCGTCATCGGGCCGCCGACGCCGCGCCGGCTGCCGCACCACCGGCCGCGCCGGCGCTTTCTGCAACGACGCGTTCACCCGGCTGA
- a CDS encoding SET domain-containing protein, with protein sequence MRFALAPGLVVAASPIHGRGCFATRRFARWKKIAEYTGEKITNAEAERRGRRRVLRISGLDGRYSIDGSRGGNGTHYINHSCSPTAFMRTVRGHLLVFALRDLRPGDEITIDYVATMHSDRKRCTCGAPDCRGTINRLRRRSAG encoded by the coding sequence ATGCGCTTCGCGCTTGCGCCCGGGCTGGTCGTCGCCGCTTCTCCGATTCATGGCCGCGGCTGCTTCGCGACGCGCCGGTTCGCGCGCTGGAAGAAGATCGCCGAATACACCGGTGAGAAAATCACCAACGCCGAGGCGGAACGGCGCGGCCGGCGCCGCGTGCTGCGCATCAGCGGGCTCGACGGTCGCTACAGCATCGATGGCAGCCGCGGCGGCAACGGCACGCACTACATCAACCACTCGTGCAGCCCCACGGCGTTCATGCGGACCGTGCGCGGCCATCTGCTCGTATTCGCCTTGCGCGATCTGCGGCCGGGCGACGAGATCACGATCGACTACGTTGCGACGATGCACTCCGACCGCAAGCGCTGCACCTGCGGCGCACCCGACTGCCGCGGCACGATCAACCGCTTGCGGCGGCGTTCAGCCGGGTGA
- a CDS encoding Crp/Fnr family transcriptional regulator codes for MPVSALARFGVGRPARQFQANQRIFSQGDAADAVFYVRRGKVKLTAMSSRGKEAVIAMLGVGEFFGEGCLAGQPLRMSTAESLEPSSLVRTKREDMIAMLRSDAEFGGVFIAHLLSRNIRIEEDLVDQLFNSSEKRLARILLLLANFGKEGQPEPVVAQISQATLADMIGTTRSRVSFFMNKFRRLGFIEYNGGLHVHSSLLSVVLHD; via the coding sequence GTGCCCGTTTCAGCGCTGGCGCGCTTCGGGGTCGGGCGTCCGGCGCGACAGTTCCAAGCAAATCAGCGGATCTTTTCGCAGGGCGATGCAGCGGATGCGGTTTTCTACGTGCGCCGCGGCAAAGTGAAGCTCACCGCGATGTCGTCACGCGGGAAAGAAGCGGTCATCGCCATGCTGGGCGTCGGCGAGTTCTTCGGTGAAGGCTGTCTGGCCGGTCAGCCGCTGCGCATGTCCACCGCGGAATCCCTCGAACCGTCCTCGCTCGTGCGCACCAAACGCGAAGATATGATCGCGATGCTGCGCTCCGACGCCGAATTCGGCGGCGTTTTCATCGCGCATCTGCTCTCGCGAAATATCCGGATCGAGGAAGATCTCGTCGATCAGCTCTTCAACTCCAGCGAGAAGCGCCTGGCGCGCATCCTGCTGCTCTTGGCCAATTTCGGCAAGGAAGGGCAGCCGGAGCCGGTCGTCGCGCAGATCAGTCAGGCGACGCTCGCAGACATGATCGGAACGACCCGTTCGCGCGTCAGTTTCTTCATGAACAAGTTCCGGCGGCTCGGTTTCATCGAATACAACGGCGGTCTGCACGTCCACAGTTCGCTGCTCAGCGTCGTCCTGCACGACTGA
- a CDS encoding beta-class carbonic anhydrase: MAGTEIDELVRNAHDHEADFPGMRAVVPARHVAIVTCMDSRIDNFAIFGLESGEAHIIRNAGGLITDDVLRSLVVSQRVLQTREVVLVHHTNCGLHNADEEAMRAAIRSETGAEPPYRFGAFTDLDEAVRRAIALVREHPFLPHRDRVRGFVYDVHTGHLREVAPGT; the protein is encoded by the coding sequence ATGGCAGGGACGGAAATCGACGAACTTGTGCGCAACGCGCACGACCACGAGGCGGACTTTCCGGGGATGCGTGCCGTCGTGCCGGCTCGGCACGTCGCGATTGTCACCTGCATGGATTCGCGCATCGACAACTTCGCGATCTTCGGCTTGGAGAGCGGCGAGGCGCACATCATCCGCAACGCGGGCGGCCTGATCACCGACGACGTTCTGCGGTCGCTCGTGGTGTCGCAGCGGGTGCTGCAGACGCGCGAGGTCGTGCTCGTCCACCACACTAACTGCGGCCTGCACAACGCCGACGAAGAGGCGATGCGCGCCGCGATCCGCAGCGAAACGGGCGCCGAGCCGCCTTATCGGTTCGGCGCGTTCACCGACTTGGACGAGGCCGTGCGCCGCGCGATCGCGTTAGTGCGCGAACACCCGTTTTTGCCACACCGCGACCGCGTGCGCGGCTTCGTCTACGACGTGCACACGGGACATCTGCGCGAGGTCGCGCCGGGCACGTGA
- a CDS encoding zinc-binding alcohol dehydrogenase family protein: MRAAVYDASRHALDVVERDVPAPQPGELLLRVRACGVCRTDLHIVDAELPARLPHVVPGHQIVGEVAGGATPERPLGMRVGVSWIASTDGTCAYCTSDRENLCDAIRFTGYDRDGGFAQYALARADFTYPLDKRLVDAHAAPLLCAGIIGFRALRVAGVERGERVGLYGFGASAHLMVPVLRAWDCSVYVATRGDAHRAFARRLGVDWTGDAADRPPHALDRAVTFAPSGDVVVAALGALRKGGVVAINAIHLDRIPAFDYDALLWGERQIRSVANMTRDDAHAFLDMAARIGLRPQATVYPLDRVADALAAIRLDEVDGAAVIVP, from the coding sequence ATGCGCGCCGCGGTGTACGACGCATCGCGGCACGCGCTCGACGTCGTCGAGCGCGACGTCCCGGCCCCGCAGCCGGGCGAACTGCTGCTGCGGGTCCGCGCCTGCGGCGTGTGCCGGACAGATCTGCACATCGTCGACGCGGAGCTGCCCGCCCGCCTTCCGCACGTCGTCCCCGGCCACCAGATCGTCGGCGAGGTCGCCGGCGGTGCAACGCCGGAACGCCCGCTCGGGATGCGGGTCGGTGTCTCGTGGATCGCGTCGACGGACGGCACCTGTGCGTACTGCACGAGCGACCGCGAAAACCTCTGCGACGCGATCCGCTTCACCGGCTACGATCGCGACGGCGGCTTCGCGCAGTACGCGCTCGCTCGCGCCGACTTCACCTATCCGCTCGACAAGCGGCTCGTCGACGCGCACGCGGCGCCGCTTCTGTGCGCGGGGATCATCGGATTTCGCGCCCTGCGCGTCGCCGGTGTCGAGCGCGGCGAGCGGGTCGGCCTCTACGGGTTCGGTGCGTCGGCCCACTTGATGGTGCCGGTTCTGCGCGCGTGGGACTGTTCGGTCTACGTCGCGACACGCGGTGACGCGCACCGCGCGTTCGCACGGCGCCTCGGCGTCGACTGGACGGGAGACGCCGCGGATCGCCCGCCGCATGCGCTCGATCGCGCCGTCACCTTCGCACCGTCGGGCGACGTTGTCGTCGCCGCGCTGGGTGCGTTGCGCAAGGGCGGCGTCGTCGCGATCAACGCGATCCACCTCGACCGTATCCCGGCGTTCGATTACGACGCGCTGCTGTGGGGCGAGCGCCAGATACGTTCCGTCGCGAACATGACGCGCGACGACGCGCACGCTTTCCTCGATATGGCTGCCCGCATCGGTCTGCGCCCGCAGGCGACGGTGTATCCGCTGGACCGCGTCGCCGACGCGCTGGCGGCAATTCGGCTCGACGAGGTCGACGGTGCCGCGGTGATCGTGCCCTAA
- a CDS encoding dienelactone hydrolase family protein, with protein sequence MHARPEASVERVVRIALPTDDGMLATLRVPLGARGLVIFAHGSGSSRLSPRKRLVADVLDRAALATLVLDLLTGREENADRRTSQFLFDIELLAERLALATDAALHWRETATLPVTYFGASTGAAAALSRRRAGRARSPRSSRGAGVPISPATLSRVDAPTLLIVGGADTDVLEYNRAALQRLRNAEAELAVVAGATHLSEEPGALDEAARVARDWLARHLGPIGER encoded by the coding sequence ATGCACGCCCGCCCGGAGGCCTCCGTCGAGCGCGTCGTGCGTATCGCCCTGCCGACGGACGACGGGATGCTCGCAACCCTGCGCGTCCCGCTCGGCGCGCGCGGTCTGGTGATCTTCGCGCACGGCAGCGGGAGCAGCCGGCTCAGTCCGCGCAAACGCCTCGTCGCCGACGTCCTCGATCGCGCGGCGCTCGCGACGCTCGTTCTGGACCTGCTCACGGGGCGCGAAGAAAACGCCGACCGCCGCACTTCGCAGTTCCTTTTCGACATCGAACTGCTCGCCGAACGCCTCGCGCTCGCGACCGATGCCGCCCTGCATTGGCGCGAGACCGCGACGCTGCCGGTCACGTACTTCGGCGCGAGCACCGGCGCGGCGGCGGCGCTGTCGCGGCGGCGCGCCGGCCGCGCACGATCGCCGCGATCGTCTCGCGGGGCGGGCGTCCCGATCTCGCCGGCGACGCTCTCGCGCGTGGACGCACCGACCCTGCTGATCGTCGGCGGCGCCGACACCGACGTGCTCGAATACAACCGCGCCGCGCTCCAGCGCCTGCGCAACGCGGAAGCCGAACTCGCGGTCGTCGCCGGCGCGACGCATCTCTCTGAGGAGCCGGGAGCCCTGGACGAGGCGGCGCGGGTGGCGCGAGACTGGCTCGCCCGTCATCTCGGACCGATCGGCGAAAGGTAA
- a CDS encoding phosphoribosyltransferase, translating into MQDGDRDLDEAQPETFVDRRAAGRSLAALMRRFAGRRDVVVLGLPRGGVPVAYEVAAALGAPLDIFTVRKLGVPEQEELAMGAIGSGGAFVLNPDVIDALRIPHGAVVRVAERERKELERRERLYRDHRAFPELAGKTVILVDDGLATGASMLAAISALRQKDPERVVVAVPVAPADTCAMLRTHADDVICRGTPEPFGGVGAWYDDFSQVGDEEVRDLLARASLSRAS; encoded by the coding sequence ATGCAGGACGGTGATCGCGACCTCGACGAGGCGCAGCCGGAAACATTCGTCGACCGGCGCGCGGCGGGCCGCTCGCTCGCCGCGCTGATGCGCCGGTTCGCCGGCCGGCGGGATGTCGTGGTTCTCGGCCTTCCGCGCGGCGGCGTGCCGGTCGCCTACGAGGTCGCGGCGGCGCTCGGCGCTCCGCTCGACATCTTCACCGTGCGCAAGCTCGGTGTCCCCGAACAGGAAGAACTCGCGATGGGTGCGATCGGGAGCGGCGGAGCGTTCGTCCTGAACCCCGACGTCATCGATGCGCTGCGGATTCCGCACGGGGCCGTCGTCCGCGTCGCTGAACGCGAACGCAAAGAGCTCGAACGCCGGGAACGTCTGTACCGCGACCACCGCGCGTTCCCCGAGCTCGCCGGAAAGACCGTCATCCTGGTCGACGACGGGCTCGCCACCGGTGCGTCGATGCTCGCCGCGATCAGCGCGTTGCGGCAGAAAGATCCGGAGCGCGTCGTCGTCGCGGTCCCGGTGGCTCCGGCCGATACGTGCGCGATGCTGCGTACGCACGCCGACGACGTGATCTGCCGCGGCACGCCCGAACCGTTCGGCGGCGTCGGCGCCTGGTACGATGACTTCTCGCAAGTCGGCGACGAGGAGGTCCGTGACTTGCTCGCCCGCGCCTCGCTGAGCCGCGCGTCGTGA